The genomic DNA TGCCGTGTTCTGAAaggaaatgagattatttttaaataactagtggtttgcttatttttccccatatttttaaattccaacaAAGCTTTACTTTGCAAAAGGTCCTTCAGTACAAATTCAGTGTCTCTGTTTTGATCTCTTTGTAAAAGAACTCtgttcatccattcttttcaCCTGAGAATGTAAAATCAAGCTAAAAAAGTCCTCATCTGGTACTGTTGGTCCCTTTGTAGTGGCAGGTGGTGAAGCACATCTTTGATCATCTAATCTGGGCCCTTGACATTTTACAAGGAAGTCAAAGAAGTCTTCATCAGGCTCTTTGTTGTCATTAGTCATCAGGTGGCCAAGTACAGACTTATTGTTGTTTTGTGTCAGACGAAGACCTGGCAAATTACTGAAACTGGCCCTTTGGTCATCGAGATGGCGACTCTGTGAGCTGGCAAGGTCTAAAAACTCATCCATGTTCGGGGACACCATGAAAACAGATGATGTTTTAAGCATCACTCTAGGGGGAGTGGAAGACGCTGCAGTTGAAGCTGGCCCACAGCTCTGTTCTTGTAAGCAGCACCTCTGATCATCCATCCGATTGTTCTGAAATTGGCTTACCAGGTCAAAGAACCCTTCATCTCCAATAGAATCTGTACTGACTTTGCTCTGAGAATTTGGAAttcggtgattccaattactggCATCTTGGAGAACTTTAGTGGAGGAAttagttttgcattttttcccctttaatctgTTGACAAAGAGCAACTTTGCCTAAGAAGATAGATAAAGAGGTTGGAAATtgcaagaaaatattaattcaatatttagttatctaaataattatattcataatAGCCAGCTATTATAATGTAAGTCACATTCACtgtttaatctattttttctttaaaaaaaattttcattttcatttcattttcatttttcattaaaaaaataatatgagctCATCCAATAAAGATCTGTAATTTGAACCAGCAGAAAGGCTTTTGGTTAAAAGACACTGCTACTTGACAGATAAAAAACACCATAATATTCAAAATCCTTCATCCCCCAAGTGGCCCAAAGTACAGAGGTGTTCATAAACTATCTTTAAAAGGAGTATATGATATATTGGCTCCTGTCAGTGAGAAAGGACTTACCTTAAATCAGGATCTGAAATACtgccaatgtcttttttttttcttgccaatgtcttaagatacatttatttctttaaaggaaGTGAATATTAAGCCACATTTCTTACCTGCTAGCTTAGAATTTATGCCAATCAATAAaatgcagatatttttaaaacattagtaaaaattataataatttagctacatttcaataaagtatataactcaataaagttataattataatgaaaaagcCTATTTGCTTACAAAAGcataatttttactttcaatTATATCCTGTGATAGTATGTGTATCTTTggaatttaaatggaatttttatacAAAATCAGCACTCTCTTAATAAT from Canis aureus isolate CA01 chromosome 23, VMU_Caureus_v.1.0, whole genome shotgun sequence includes the following:
- the LOC144295116 gene encoding G-protein-signaling modulator 2-like, translated to MAKLLFVNRLKGKKCKTNSSTKVLQDASNWNHRIPNSQSKVSTDSIGDEGFFDLVSQFQNNRMDDQRCCLQEQSCGPASTAASSTPPRVMLKTSSVFMVSPNMDEFLDLASSQSRHLDDQRASFSNLPGLRLTQNNNKSVLGHLMTNDNKEPDEDFFDFLVKCQGPRLDDQRCASPPATTKGPTVPDEDFFSLILHSQVKRMDEQSSFTKRSKQRH